In the Candidatus Electrothrix sp. GW3-4 genome, one interval contains:
- a CDS encoding HD domain-containing phosphohydrolase, whose product MKLVRKKRAPASSAEEIVRQPWKILVIDDEPSVHTLTQLILKRMEFADRTIQLFSAFSAQEAKEMLQKEQDIAVALVDVVMESEHAGLELVEYIREELGNRYVRLIIRTGQAGAAPEREVIDHYDIDDYKDKTELTAQKLYTTIRSALKAYRDIMIIDSNRQGLERILNATPGLYLPSFESIDQFFQGVLQQLIGLCQLGGNGLLCTINGFISTFDSNHAQIRAGTGDFAQEGDINHRPECVGIFQTCSRIIQEGRGPRSGELKPGALLLPLGNKEQKPGFIYLENTHFLSDDDQHLIQVMVNQCSSALENLKLHFELKEANQESLYMLAVAAEFKDKTTGAHIQRIAEYTRLLALEMGMAKEEAKNCGQASMLHDIGKLGIPDAILQKPGKLTDEERAIVRTHTTLGGRILANHQWFQLARQIALNHHEYWDGSGYPRGLKGDEIPLTARIVSVVDVYDALLHERPYKEAWGPERCLSTLQENAGTQFDPAVIAAFVRLAERGVLPIEQKGNASPK is encoded by the coding sequence ATGAAATTAGTGAGAAAAAAAAGAGCTCCTGCGTCATCAGCGGAAGAGATCGTCAGACAGCCCTGGAAGATATTGGTCATTGACGATGAGCCGTCAGTGCATACCCTTACCCAGCTCATCCTGAAACGGATGGAATTCGCTGACCGTACGATACAACTTTTCTCTGCCTTTTCCGCCCAAGAGGCCAAGGAAATGCTGCAAAAAGAGCAGGATATTGCCGTAGCCCTGGTTGATGTGGTTATGGAGAGCGAACATGCCGGACTGGAACTGGTGGAGTATATCCGTGAAGAGTTGGGCAATCGGTATGTCAGGCTGATTATCCGGACAGGGCAGGCCGGGGCAGCCCCGGAGAGGGAGGTCATTGATCATTACGATATTGACGATTATAAGGACAAGACTGAGCTGACCGCTCAGAAACTGTACACAACCATTCGTTCAGCGCTCAAGGCCTATCGTGATATTATGATTATTGATAGCAACAGGCAAGGGCTTGAGCGTATATTGAACGCCACACCAGGGCTCTATTTGCCCAGCTTTGAATCTATTGACCAGTTTTTTCAAGGGGTGTTGCAGCAGCTCATAGGCCTCTGTCAGTTAGGGGGAAACGGCCTCCTCTGTACCATCAATGGCTTTATTTCCACCTTTGATAGTAATCATGCACAAATTCGTGCCGGTACGGGAGATTTTGCCCAGGAAGGAGACATAAACCACCGTCCTGAATGCGTCGGTATTTTTCAAACCTGTTCACGAATCATTCAGGAAGGACGAGGGCCTCGTAGCGGCGAGTTAAAGCCTGGTGCCCTGCTGTTGCCTCTGGGGAATAAAGAGCAGAAGCCCGGCTTTATCTATTTGGAGAATACCCATTTTCTCAGTGATGATGATCAGCATCTTATCCAGGTTATGGTCAACCAATGCTCTTCGGCCCTGGAAAACCTGAAACTCCATTTTGAATTAAAGGAGGCCAACCAGGAATCTCTCTATATGTTGGCGGTTGCAGCAGAATTTAAGGATAAAACGACAGGTGCCCATATTCAACGCATAGCTGAATATACCCGTCTCCTTGCTTTGGAAATGGGGATGGCAAAAGAAGAGGCGAAAAACTGTGGTCAAGCAAGTATGTTGCACGATATCGGGAAGTTGGGTATTCCTGATGCCATTTTGCAAAAACCGGGGAAACTTACCGATGAGGAACGTGCCATCGTTCGTACGCACACAACCCTGGGCGGCCGAATTTTGGCAAATCATCAATGGTTTCAGTTGGCCAGGCAGATCGCTCTCAACCACCATGAATATTGGGACGGAAGTGGCTATCCCAGAGGGCTTAAGGGAGATGAAATCCCTTTGACGGCGCGCATTGTCTCGGTTGTGGATGTCTATGATGCCCTCTTGCATGAACGTCCTTATAAAGAGGCATGGGGGCCGGAACGGTGCCTCTCTACCCTGCAAGAAAATGCAGGTACCCAGTTTGATCCGGCTGTGATTGCCGCCTTTGTCCGTTTAGCAGAGCGCGGTGTTCTTCCGATAGAACAGAAAGGAAATGCTTCCCCCAAATAA
- a CDS encoding vWA domain-containing protein translates to MKKISWIIGLALLILSGCSDDNEQGKATAPQKKQVASQQHAPVDPKKDAGIWPPPQDGPKNQESILPADQWTRKNYVMILDGSGSMGDQRCSGNTTKNVVAQEAVMEWAQSVPADAHLGLIVFDQKGFSVRLQIGQDRRQQFIEQVQNVEPGSTTPLTQAVQTAYELLTDQARKQLGYGEYHMVIVTDGAANLPEELTAEVNNVLAHSPIIISTIGFCITTTHSLNQPGRTIYKAADNPEALRQGLQDILAESESFDDVTAF, encoded by the coding sequence ATGAAAAAAATATCTTGGATCATCGGTCTAGCCCTCCTTATTCTCAGCGGATGCAGTGACGATAACGAGCAAGGCAAGGCAACAGCTCCACAAAAAAAACAAGTTGCTTCCCAGCAACATGCTCCGGTTGACCCCAAAAAAGATGCGGGTATCTGGCCACCGCCGCAGGACGGCCCAAAAAACCAGGAGAGCATCCTGCCTGCTGACCAATGGACCCGAAAAAATTATGTGATGATCTTAGACGGTTCAGGAAGTATGGGCGATCAACGCTGCTCTGGCAATACGACAAAGAATGTCGTTGCCCAGGAAGCAGTTATGGAATGGGCCCAGTCGGTGCCTGCTGATGCACATCTGGGACTTATCGTTTTTGATCAAAAGGGTTTTTCTGTCCGCCTCCAGATAGGGCAGGATCGTCGACAGCAATTTATTGAACAGGTACAGAATGTTGAGCCAGGTTCCACGACCCCTTTAACCCAGGCCGTGCAAACGGCCTATGAGCTCCTGACAGATCAGGCCAGAAAACAGCTGGGCTACGGCGAATATCATATGGTCATTGTTACCGACGGTGCAGCAAATCTACCGGAAGAACTCACCGCAGAGGTCAATAATGTCCTGGCGCATTCCCCGATTATTATCAGCACCATTGGCTTCTGTATCACCACCACCCATTCCCTGAATCAGCCGGGTCGCACGATCTATAAGGCTGCGGATAATCCAGAGGCCCTGCGCCAGGGACTCCAGGATATACTGGCTGAATCCGAATCCTTTGATGACGTAACAGCATTTTGA
- the lpxB gene encoding lipid-A-disaccharide synthase yields the protein MTSHIMIVTGEASGDMHGARLVEAMQAMEPDLSFSGIGGKELAAVGVEMLFDASKLAVVGITEVISHLGDILAARRVLIQRMQENKPALLILIDYPDFNLLLAAKAKKLGIPVFYYISPQVWAWRSGRVQKIGRLTDRVGVILPFEKDFYAARGVEVDFVGHPLKDTVSKDKVACKKDFFRAHNLSVEAETRIIGLLPGSRSKEIRSLLPDFLAAAHILASKERDKKWLFLLPRASTISEDLLLASGLAAYREDPDKKIAVHVISESRYDLMAACDAVVAASGTVTLELAILGIPTVTTYRLSPRTYSLARLLIRHIRHFSLVNLVADREVIPELLQDAVTPAAIAEYLQRMVDDNVYRKNIILGLAEVTEKLGPPGCAQRAAEFAFACMDKRHRSESDLLHKKKRASSGIPEQDIVNGEDIG from the coding sequence ATGACCAGCCATATTATGATTGTCACCGGAGAGGCCTCCGGCGATATGCACGGAGCCCGATTGGTTGAAGCCATGCAGGCTATGGAGCCTGATCTCTCCTTTTCCGGTATTGGCGGCAAGGAGCTGGCCGCTGTCGGGGTGGAGATGCTCTTTGATGCCTCCAAACTGGCCGTGGTGGGCATTACCGAGGTTATTAGTCATTTGGGGGATATTCTGGCGGCCCGGAGGGTCTTGATTCAGCGAATGCAGGAGAATAAACCAGCTCTGCTGATCCTGATCGATTATCCGGATTTTAATTTGCTGCTTGCAGCCAAGGCAAAGAAGTTGGGTATCCCGGTTTTCTATTATATTAGTCCGCAGGTCTGGGCTTGGCGCAGTGGTCGAGTGCAGAAGATCGGCAGGCTGACCGATCGGGTCGGGGTCATCCTTCCCTTTGAAAAAGACTTTTATGCTGCTCGGGGCGTGGAGGTGGATTTTGTCGGGCATCCGCTCAAAGACACTGTCAGTAAGGACAAGGTCGCTTGCAAGAAAGACTTTTTCCGCGCCCATAACCTGTCGGTGGAGGCGGAAACCCGGATTATCGGCTTGCTGCCCGGTAGCCGTTCCAAGGAGATCCGTTCTCTGCTCCCTGATTTCCTTGCTGCGGCCCATATCCTGGCGAGCAAGGAGCGAGACAAAAAATGGCTTTTTCTCCTTCCTCGGGCCTCCACGATTTCTGAGGATCTGTTGCTGGCAAGTGGCCTGGCTGCCTATCGAGAAGATCCTGACAAAAAAATTGCTGTCCACGTCATTAGTGAGAGCCGCTATGACCTGATGGCGGCCTGCGATGCCGTGGTTGCCGCCTCTGGTACGGTAACCCTTGAACTTGCTATCCTCGGCATTCCCACCGTGACCACCTATAGACTCTCCCCGAGAACCTATAGCTTGGCTCGCCTGCTTATTCGTCATATTCGCCATTTTTCCCTGGTGAATTTGGTCGCTGATCGGGAGGTCATTCCAGAGTTACTGCAAGATGCTGTCACTCCTGCGGCTATTGCCGAATACCTTCAACGCATGGTGGATGATAATGTCTATAGAAAAAATATTATCCTGGGGCTTGCTGAGGTAACAGAAAAACTTGGCCCTCCAGGCTGCGCACAGCGGGCAGCAGAATTTGCCTTTGCCTGTATGGACAAGAGGCATCGCTCTGAATCAGATCTTCTTCACAAAAAGAAAAGAGCTTCGTCAGGTATCCCTGAACAGGATATAGTTAACGGAGAAGATATAGGGTGA
- a CDS encoding MASE3 domain-containing protein, translating into MTRQQLNRYRHIFTLLPFDLVPGFVLMTGLSLVLFFISRYSYLLFHSLVELFSIIVAVMMFVVAWNTYNFSRNHFLMYLGCGYLWIALLALLHTLMYKGMNVFPEAIGANPATQFWIAERYLEALLLVSAPVFLTRSLNRRYAMLILSAVTFVLIVAILGGRFPDAYLERTGLTPFKVYSEYIIITMMVSAGLFLFHRRTLLSPRIYRIMLAGIILSIGVDLAFTFYVSVYDFSNLVGHLLQLYSFWLIYEAIIHTTLHHPFTVMARDANTYHAIPQATVLLDHEGRLRQANKAACLELGLGEDELVGQDCHSLLHPLYLSRESCPLCRALLAGEELPPTELKLDNERGWRKFTLSLVDIGEGGKGMVQVSNNINRRKRAEAELEATLHNLDRKVAQRTHELHSKIVELEQARDHLVASEKMASLGRLVAGFAHEINTPIGIAVGAASQLQDAANEIKLMLASEEVEEEELEEVLDIITEGTELTLSNLRRAAELVQRFKRSSIDRTSEEVRHFRVRELIEDVLVTLHNSLKKTQVKILIECPEELRIISVPGLLEQVLVNLIQNSLIHGFDNGSASGEIRISCSTRDSFHLVYQDNGKGMSPETLDHLFEPFSTTKRGSGSGLGMYISYNLVHRHHGTLYCESEFGHGVWFALDLPIGTMVDLEKAAMQN; encoded by the coding sequence ATGACCCGCCAACAGCTAAATAGGTATCGCCATATTTTTACCCTCCTGCCTTTTGACCTTGTTCCAGGCTTTGTTCTGATGACAGGTCTCAGTCTTGTCTTATTTTTTATCAGCCGGTATAGCTACCTTCTTTTCCATTCCCTGGTGGAACTTTTTTCTATTATTGTGGCAGTGATGATGTTTGTGGTCGCCTGGAATACATACAATTTCTCCCGCAATCATTTCTTGATGTATTTGGGATGTGGGTATCTCTGGATTGCCTTGCTGGCTCTTCTCCATACCCTCATGTATAAAGGCATGAATGTCTTTCCGGAAGCCATCGGTGCTAATCCGGCAACGCAGTTCTGGATTGCCGAGCGTTACTTGGAAGCGCTGCTTCTGGTCTCCGCTCCTGTTTTTCTTACGCGTTCTCTGAACCGTCGGTATGCCATGCTCATTCTGTCTGCTGTCACTTTCGTCCTTATCGTCGCCATTCTGGGAGGACGGTTTCCTGATGCCTATCTGGAGAGAACAGGGCTTACTCCGTTTAAGGTATATAGTGAGTATATTATTATCACTATGATGGTCAGTGCCGGTCTGTTTCTTTTTCACCGTCGTACCCTGCTCTCCCCTCGTATTTATCGTATTATGTTGGCCGGAATCATTCTGAGTATAGGTGTTGATCTGGCTTTTACCTTCTATGTCAGCGTCTATGATTTTTCCAATCTGGTCGGCCATCTTTTGCAACTCTACTCGTTTTGGCTTATCTATGAGGCGATTATCCATACAACCTTGCATCATCCGTTCACGGTGATGGCGCGCGATGCGAACACCTATCATGCCATTCCCCAAGCAACGGTCTTGCTTGATCATGAAGGCAGGCTGCGGCAGGCAAATAAGGCTGCCTGTCTGGAACTCGGTCTGGGAGAAGATGAGCTGGTTGGCCAGGATTGCCATTCCCTGTTGCATCCTCTTTATCTCAGCAGGGAGTCCTGTCCCTTATGTCGGGCTCTCTTGGCCGGTGAAGAACTTCCACCTACAGAGTTAAAGCTGGATAACGAACGGGGGTGGCGTAAGTTTACCCTGAGCTTGGTGGATATAGGAGAAGGTGGCAAGGGAATGGTGCAGGTCAGTAATAATATTAATAGACGAAAAAGGGCTGAAGCAGAACTTGAGGCAACGCTGCATAATCTGGATAGAAAAGTCGCTCAACGGACCCATGAACTGCACAGCAAAATCGTGGAGTTAGAACAGGCCCGGGATCATCTTGTGGCCAGCGAGAAAATGGCCTCTTTAGGGCGTCTTGTGGCAGGCTTTGCCCATGAAATCAATACGCCTATTGGTATTGCCGTTGGCGCCGCATCTCAGCTTCAGGATGCAGCCAATGAGATCAAGCTGATGCTGGCATCCGAGGAGGTAGAGGAGGAGGAACTGGAAGAGGTCTTGGATATTATAACCGAGGGCACCGAGTTAACGTTGAGTAATCTTCGCCGTGCAGCAGAGTTAGTTCAACGGTTTAAGCGGTCGTCCATTGATCGGACCTCAGAGGAAGTCCGCCATTTTCGGGTTCGTGAATTGATTGAAGATGTCTTGGTCACCCTGCATAATAGCCTGAAAAAAACGCAGGTCAAGATACTCATTGAATGCCCTGAGGAACTGCGCATTATCAGTGTGCCTGGTCTGCTTGAACAGGTCCTTGTCAACCTGATCCAAAACAGCCTTATTCACGGTTTTGATAACGGAAGCGCCAGCGGGGAAATTCGTATTTCCTGTAGTACACGGGATAGCTTCCATTTGGTGTACCAGGATAATGGCAAGGGGATGAGTCCCGAGACACTGGATCATCTCTTTGAACCCTTTTCCACCACAAAACGTGGTTCTGGCAGTGGTCTTGGAATGTATATCAGCTATAATCTTGTCCATCGCCATCACGGCACCCTGTATTGTGAAAGTGAGTTCGGTCACGGGGTCTGGTTTGCCTTGGATCTGCCCATCGGGACTATGGTAGACCTTGAAAAGGCAGCAATGCAAAACTAA
- a CDS encoding phosphate ABC transporter substrate-binding/OmpA family protein: protein MNKKITGAFLLLVLGAGILIGIKLLLPGFVAEKQVNTSDAIKIKGKVRLALDNWIGYFPLRSNEMRTLMRREGWNLVWNDDKANYQARMEQLHKGKIDLAVATVDSYLLNGSAVNFPASIIAVLDESKGGDAIIARKKKAESLDSLKGKNDLKIAFTPDSPSHYLLKAAADHFNVPELLPRQKGNRIETEGSEGALKELLAGKADIAVLWEPDVSRALAEKDIIKLLGTEDTERLIVDILLVNRDFMQDEPEAVNALLSSYFRVLKKYRDNPELLEKDVREETGLSRKTTQTMLNGVHWASLLENCEKWFGISQGTAQSGGQSREMISDTLESTAATLVNAGDFTSSPIPDQNPYRLLKSSFLQDLSTKGISGFTRSGAMAQGKNSLTAPFPLLDAAAWERLREVGTLKIEPIIFQHGSAGLDLFAEEVLKKVVARLQHYPHFRIVVKGHTGLRGDPEQNKALSQQRADSVAHFLEKKFGIDPNRIRAVGYGADRPLPTLPGESKRAYEHRLLRVEIALVREEF from the coding sequence ATGAATAAAAAAATAACAGGAGCGTTCCTCCTGCTGGTGCTCGGTGCCGGAATTCTCATCGGCATCAAACTGTTGCTCCCTGGCTTTGTTGCGGAAAAACAGGTCAACACAAGCGATGCTATCAAAATAAAAGGCAAGGTCAGGCTCGCCCTGGATAACTGGATCGGCTATTTCCCCCTGCGGTCCAATGAGATGAGAACCCTGATGCGCCGGGAAGGCTGGAATCTGGTCTGGAACGATGATAAGGCGAATTATCAGGCGCGTATGGAGCAGCTGCATAAAGGGAAAATCGACCTTGCTGTAGCCACAGTGGACTCCTATCTCCTAAACGGGTCTGCTGTCAATTTTCCTGCCTCCATTATAGCGGTGCTTGACGAGTCCAAGGGCGGAGACGCCATTATTGCCCGGAAGAAAAAGGCAGAAAGCCTTGACAGCCTGAAAGGCAAAAACGATCTCAAAATCGCCTTTACCCCGGATAGCCCCAGTCATTACCTGCTCAAAGCGGCTGCGGATCATTTTAATGTCCCGGAACTGCTGCCACGGCAAAAGGGGAACAGGATTGAGACCGAGGGTTCCGAGGGCGCCTTAAAGGAGCTGCTGGCTGGCAAGGCCGACATTGCCGTGCTCTGGGAGCCTGATGTCTCCAGGGCCTTAGCAGAGAAAGATATTATCAAATTGCTGGGCACAGAGGATACAGAACGGCTCATCGTTGATATCCTGCTGGTCAACCGGGACTTCATGCAGGATGAACCTGAGGCGGTCAACGCGTTGCTCAGTTCCTATTTCAGGGTGCTGAAAAAATACAGAGACAATCCAGAACTCCTGGAAAAAGATGTGAGGGAGGAAACAGGCCTTTCCCGAAAAACAACCCAGACCATGCTCAATGGCGTTCATTGGGCTTCGCTGTTAGAAAACTGCGAAAAATGGTTCGGTATTAGCCAGGGTACAGCCCAGTCCGGTGGGCAAAGTCGGGAAATGATCAGTGACACCCTTGAATCAACCGCAGCTACCCTGGTAAATGCCGGTGATTTTACCTCCTCGCCAATACCGGATCAGAATCCCTACCGCCTCCTGAAGAGTTCCTTTCTCCAGGACTTATCTACCAAGGGAATAAGCGGCTTCACCAGATCAGGTGCGATGGCGCAGGGAAAAAACTCGCTCACTGCCCCTTTCCCGCTGCTGGATGCAGCAGCTTGGGAGCGGTTGCGCGAGGTCGGAACCCTAAAAATCGAGCCAATCATCTTTCAGCATGGCTCAGCAGGACTTGACCTCTTTGCTGAAGAGGTGCTGAAGAAAGTTGTGGCCCGCTTGCAACATTATCCCCATTTCAGGATAGTGGTCAAAGGGCATACCGGCCTGCGTGGTGATCCAGAACAAAACAAGGCATTATCGCAGCAACGGGCTGACAGTGTTGCCCATTTTCTTGAGAAAAAATTTGGCATTGATCCGAACCGCATCCGGGCTGTGGGGTATGGTGCTGATCGTCCCCTCCCTACGTTGCCCGGAGAAAGTAAACGGGCCTATGAACACCGGCTGTTGCGGGTGGAGATTGCCCTTGTTCGTGAGGAGTTCTGA
- a CDS encoding response regulator, whose translation MNNNDKVVRILVVEDEAIIGMELQARLVRQGYDVPLVVDTGRKAIDKAGELQPDLILMDIFLKGDMDGIEAAKEIRRKYAFPVVFLTANTDKKTFERAKHSAPLGYIQKPFQENVLFSTIEIALYKGRTEKELDLYRHHLEDMVREKTDDLVRINQELTIAKEAAESANAAKTEFLANMSHEIRTPLNIILGNIRLALNTSLSQAQERFLADAYQSSNSLLHILNDILDISKMEAKQLTVENIPFELRSSLHQIIQPFLQRTQEKGLELTSCTDDAVPDKLFGDIQRIEQILNKLLDNAIKFTDSGKIHLTLELLSQNDQGAVIQFCVTDTGPGISEKFRGEVFNGFTQADTSMTRRFGGVGLGLTVCDKLVNFLGGKIWFETNVDQGSKFCFSLYLKQQPGNSTGCPQKMGIQEKLGVSLNILLVEDNLFNQQLIRTIFEGKGHSVTAASDGLECLKLLAENEYSVVVMDIQMPVMDGIKATKYIRGCERGEVYTDNHYKEELSRLRKRIQGEYTPIVALTAHAMSEDREKCLQAGMDDYLTKPFRPDKDFSVIKRVAR comes from the coding sequence ATGAATAACAACGATAAGGTGGTACGAATACTGGTGGTTGAAGATGAGGCAATTATCGGCATGGAGCTTCAGGCCAGGTTGGTCAGACAGGGATATGACGTTCCTCTTGTCGTGGACACTGGCCGCAAGGCGATCGACAAGGCCGGAGAGTTGCAACCGGATCTGATCCTCATGGACATCTTCCTCAAAGGAGATATGGATGGGATTGAGGCAGCAAAAGAAATTCGCCGGAAATATGCCTTCCCGGTAGTTTTCCTGACTGCGAATACAGATAAAAAGACCTTTGAACGGGCTAAACACTCCGCACCTCTGGGCTACATTCAAAAACCCTTCCAGGAAAATGTTCTTTTCTCCACCATTGAGATCGCCCTATACAAGGGGAGGACAGAAAAAGAGCTGGATCTCTACAGGCATCATCTTGAAGATATGGTCAGAGAGAAAACCGATGATCTTGTCCGTATTAATCAAGAGCTTACCATTGCCAAGGAAGCGGCTGAATCAGCAAATGCGGCAAAAACAGAATTTCTCGCCAATATGAGCCATGAAATTCGCACTCCCCTGAATATTATTCTTGGCAATATTCGCCTTGCCCTAAACACTTCTCTGTCTCAGGCTCAGGAACGCTTTCTTGCTGATGCCTATCAATCTTCTAATTCTTTGCTGCATATCCTCAATGACATCCTTGATATTTCCAAGATGGAGGCAAAGCAGCTCACGGTTGAAAATATCCCTTTTGAACTGCGCTCTTCTCTACACCAAATTATCCAGCCCTTTCTTCAGCGCACGCAAGAGAAAGGACTGGAGCTGACCAGCTGTACTGATGATGCAGTACCTGACAAATTGTTCGGTGATATTCAACGGATTGAGCAAATCCTCAATAAATTGCTTGACAATGCGATTAAGTTTACCGACTCAGGAAAGATTCATCTTACTCTTGAGCTGTTATCACAGAATGACCAAGGAGCAGTTATCCAATTCTGTGTCACAGATACAGGACCAGGCATCAGTGAAAAATTCAGAGGAGAGGTTTTTAACGGCTTCACCCAGGCCGACACCAGTATGACCCGCCGCTTTGGCGGGGTTGGCCTCGGGTTGACTGTGTGTGATAAGCTCGTGAACTTTTTAGGTGGCAAGATATGGTTTGAAACCAATGTGGATCAAGGAAGCAAATTTTGCTTTTCACTGTATCTAAAACAGCAACCAGGAAATAGTACGGGTTGTCCTCAAAAAATGGGCATCCAGGAAAAGCTCGGTGTCAGCCTAAATATTCTTTTGGTAGAGGATAACCTTTTTAATCAGCAATTGATCAGAACCATCTTTGAAGGAAAAGGTCATTCCGTGACAGCTGCTTCAGACGGGTTAGAATGCCTCAAATTGCTGGCAGAAAATGAATATTCCGTGGTGGTCATGGATATCCAGATGCCTGTTATGGATGGCATCAAGGCGACAAAATACATACGGGGGTGCGAGCGGGGCGAGGTATACACCGACAATCATTACAAAGAGGAGCTGAGCAGACTCCGTAAGCGCATTCAGGGAGAATATACGCCCATCGTGGCACTCACGGCCCATGCCATGTCCGAAGACCGGGAAAAATGTCTTCAGGCAGGCATGGATGACTATCTGACCAAACCCTTTCGGCCGGACAAGGACTTTTCTGTGATCAAACGGGTTGCGCGATAA
- a CDS encoding ABC transporter substrate-binding protein yields the protein MLTRIVQTILLTAAALAVVSGTSLAVQYVKAPPLTDAVKAQVQDMNAGGAVQVPLITWGGDIATILANGNHRNTAANSIFAQQNLQLELVRSDDFRQQVKAYMQGKTPYLRGTMGMINMAAELLNQDPRTKPVIIYQMTWSNGGDCLVVKSGINSAKDLKGKTIALQAYGPHVDYLAKLLRDAGLKMSDVTIKWVNDLTGTDNTPAEALYAKEIDAAMVIIPDGLMLTSNGTVGTGAEGSVKGAKIMLSTKSANRIIADIYAVRSDYFTAHKQEVQDFVHGLLLAEQDLKALFKNKKKQLTEYKKTVSAAAEILLDSAAATADAEALYGDCEFVGFQGNVKFFTDTNWPRNLQRLTDEVQGAFITGGLLSRKVSLQQASWDYNALRKGLAGVDNVEAPRFNTKAVAQVVAQKQNLGTLSEGELFSFEVFFQPNQNTFSADQYSDAFAKVVDLASTYGGAVITVEGHSDPMGYLRKVKNKESEIVLTRTKQAAKNLSLTRAIAVRDSIMAFSAAKNVNLDSSQFTVMGHGIMHPRTGMCGQLPCAPKTKEDWLSNMRVVFRIIQIEAEEDAFIPLD from the coding sequence ATGTTGACACGAATTGTACAGACAATCCTTCTAACAGCGGCAGCCCTTGCCGTCGTATCAGGAACTTCCTTGGCCGTGCAGTACGTCAAGGCCCCGCCCCTGACAGATGCAGTCAAGGCTCAGGTCCAGGATATGAACGCTGGCGGAGCTGTCCAGGTACCCCTGATTACCTGGGGAGGAGACATCGCCACCATCCTGGCCAACGGCAATCATCGGAACACAGCAGCAAATTCCATTTTTGCCCAACAAAATCTCCAGCTCGAACTCGTCCGCAGCGACGACTTCAGGCAGCAGGTCAAGGCCTACATGCAGGGCAAGACCCCCTATCTCCGGGGCACGATGGGGATGATCAATATGGCGGCTGAGCTGCTCAACCAGGATCCGCGCACCAAACCAGTCATTATCTACCAGATGACCTGGAGTAATGGCGGTGACTGCCTGGTGGTCAAGTCAGGCATCAACTCCGCCAAGGACCTCAAGGGAAAGACCATTGCCCTCCAGGCCTATGGCCCCCATGTTGATTATCTGGCCAAGTTGCTCCGCGATGCAGGCCTGAAGATGTCTGATGTCACCATCAAATGGGTGAACGATCTCACCGGCACAGACAACACCCCGGCTGAAGCCCTGTATGCCAAGGAGATCGATGCAGCAATGGTGATTATCCCGGACGGCCTCATGCTGACCTCCAACGGCACCGTGGGGACCGGTGCAGAAGGCTCGGTCAAGGGCGCAAAGATCATGCTCTCCACCAAGAGCGCCAACCGTATCATCGCGGATATCTATGCTGTGCGCAGTGATTATTTCACAGCCCATAAGCAGGAGGTGCAGGACTTTGTCCATGGTCTTCTCCTGGCAGAACAGGATCTGAAAGCACTCTTTAAAAATAAAAAAAAACAGCTTACGGAGTATAAAAAAACCGTGAGTGCTGCAGCCGAGATCCTGCTCGACAGTGCCGCTGCCACCGCAGATGCCGAGGCCCTGTACGGTGACTGCGAGTTTGTCGGTTTTCAGGGCAATGTGAAATTCTTCACCGACACAAACTGGCCAAGAAACCTGCAACGTCTTACGGACGAGGTGCAAGGGGCTTTTATTACCGGTGGTTTACTGAGCCGTAAGGTTTCCCTGCAGCAGGCAAGTTGGGATTATAACGCTCTCCGAAAAGGTTTGGCTGGAGTTGATAATGTCGAGGCTCCAAGATTCAACACCAAGGCTGTGGCCCAAGTGGTTGCCCAGAAGCAGAATCTCGGTACCTTAAGTGAGGGAGAGCTCTTTTCCTTTGAGGTCTTCTTTCAACCCAACCAGAATACTTTTTCAGCGGACCAGTACAGTGATGCCTTTGCCAAGGTTGTTGACCTGGCCTCCACCTATGGCGGGGCGGTTATTACCGTGGAAGGGCATTCAGATCCTATGGGCTATCTGCGTAAGGTCAAAAACAAGGAATCGGAGATCGTGCTGACCCGGACCAAGCAGGCCGCAAAGAATCTCAGCCTGACCAGGGCCATTGCTGTGCGGGATTCCATTATGGCCTTTAGTGCGGCAAAAAATGTTAATCTGGATTCCAGTCAGTTCACTGTGATGGGACATGGTATTATGCACCCTCGCACCGGCATGTGCGGTCAGCTCCCCTGCGCCCCAAAAACCAAAGAGGACTGGCTGAGCAATATGCGGGTTGTTTTCCGCATCATCCAAATTGAGGCTGAAGAAGACGCCTTTATTCCCCTGGATTAA